A genomic window from Cutibacterium acnes includes:
- a CDS encoding succinate dehydrogenase cytochrome b subunit has product MPDVRDRRDLERGGDAVAVHTHSAARPSNVTLKLIMAITGTIFALFVFVHMVGNLKAFMGPGDYNAYAEFLRTVLYPLFPVGGVLWCFRIVLLVCLVLHVWAGLTIWVRGRRARGRFSRHNMKALGWGARTMVLSGIVILAFVVVHILDLTLGMGVQSSSFRAPVNEGTPDIHITAYQNLVASLSRPWMAIFYTVVMIIIGLHIAQGVRNTINDFGGTGRRLRAIWTVIGLLIALAIVVCNGALPMLILAGVIS; this is encoded by the coding sequence GTGCCTGACGTTCGAGACCGTCGTGACCTTGAACGCGGGGGAGATGCCGTAGCGGTTCATACGCATAGCGCGGCACGTCCTTCCAACGTCACATTAAAATTGATCATGGCCATTACGGGGACGATATTCGCGTTATTCGTCTTCGTCCATATGGTCGGAAACCTGAAGGCCTTTATGGGGCCAGGAGATTACAACGCCTACGCCGAGTTTCTCCGAACCGTGTTGTACCCGCTATTTCCCGTCGGTGGGGTTTTGTGGTGCTTCCGGATTGTTTTGCTTGTGTGCCTGGTCTTGCATGTGTGGGCCGGTCTGACGATCTGGGTGAGGGGGCGACGAGCACGCGGCCGATTTTCCCGGCATAACATGAAGGCCCTGGGTTGGGGAGCCCGCACGATGGTGCTGTCAGGAATTGTCATCTTGGCTTTCGTCGTGGTGCATATCCTCGATCTGACCTTGGGCATGGGCGTACAGTCCTCATCCTTCCGGGCGCCAGTTAATGAGGGAACTCCTGACATCCACATCACCGCATACCAGAACCTCGTCGCCAGCCTGTCGCGTCCGTGGATGGCGATCTTTTACACCGTCGTCATGATCATCATTGGGCTGCACATCGCCCAGGGCGTACGTAACACCATCAATGATTTTGGCGGTACAGGACGCCGACTGCGCGCTATTTGGACGGTGATTGGTCTCCTCATCGCGCTGGCCATTGTGGTGTGCAACGGCGCACTTCCCATGCTCATTCTTGCCGGGGTGATCTCATGA